A stretch of the Halorussus salinus genome encodes the following:
- a CDS encoding IucA/IucC family protein, with translation LLSCAFGGVVLFCATPPLNSTAEERGDGGGGGGGGGDAALGPDTDAGGDWTPATDPLRFLLDAREYVGIDPTTAAHLVREYRNTLVADAHIRARKAERSDDESILDLPYAAVEGEMEGHPWFTYNKGRVGFGYDDYLRHAPESKERRSLSWVAARRDRATFSAIEGLDRDGLLESELGATFDAFRATLADEGLDPANYHFLPVHDWQWNDSVVQLFAGDIAEDAIVPLGEGPDEYLPQQSIRTFSNVSDPTKRHVKLPIRVLNTNVYRGILGEQAEAAPRVTEFVKGVRDGDAFLRDDCGLLLPGEVASVNYEHRHFSRFDDAPYQFHELLGCVWRESVASMVGDDERPLTLAALVHEDYDGTPLVSKLVERSGMELEEWLDELLGTLLDPLLHYLYKYGTVFMPHGTNVVVILDGGVPTRVAVKDFVDEVAITDRELPELDAALADDLRDDERYDHHILHQLPPEPLCQHVFGTLFVGVFRYVADLLVRHHGYPEEAFWRRVRAAVEAYQSRFPEFGDRFETFDLFAPRFTKHCLNRNRIVDYGYEDFSTRPKVRGHGTVANPLYEVASDR, from the coding sequence CTGTTGTCCTGCGCCTTTGGCGGCGTGGTGCTTTTTTGCGCGACCCCCCCCTTAAACTCGACCGCGGAGGAGCGCGGAGACGGAGGTGGCGGAGGCGGCGGAGGCGGTGACGCCGCCCTCGGTCCCGACACCGACGCGGGCGGCGACTGGACCCCGGCGACCGACCCGCTCCGGTTCCTGCTGGACGCCCGCGAGTACGTCGGCATCGACCCGACGACCGCGGCCCACCTCGTCCGGGAGTACCGCAACACGCTGGTCGCCGACGCCCACATCCGGGCGCGGAAGGCCGAGCGGAGCGACGACGAGTCGATTCTCGACCTGCCCTACGCCGCAGTCGAGGGCGAGATGGAGGGCCACCCGTGGTTCACCTACAACAAGGGCCGGGTCGGGTTCGGCTACGACGACTACCTGCGACACGCCCCCGAGTCCAAGGAGCGCCGGTCGCTGTCGTGGGTCGCCGCGCGCCGGGACCGCGCGACGTTCTCGGCAATCGAGGGGCTGGACCGCGACGGACTCCTCGAATCGGAGTTGGGCGCGACGTTCGACGCCTTCCGGGCGACGCTGGCCGACGAGGGACTCGACCCCGCGAACTACCACTTCCTGCCGGTCCACGACTGGCAGTGGAACGACAGCGTCGTCCAGTTGTTCGCGGGCGACATCGCCGAGGACGCCATCGTCCCGCTCGGCGAGGGACCCGACGAGTACCTCCCACAGCAGTCGATTCGGACGTTCTCGAACGTCTCGGACCCGACGAAGCGCCACGTCAAGCTCCCGATTCGGGTGCTGAACACGAACGTCTATCGGGGCATCTTGGGCGAACAGGCCGAGGCCGCCCCGCGCGTGACCGAGTTCGTGAAGGGCGTGCGCGACGGCGACGCCTTCCTCCGGGACGACTGCGGCCTGCTCCTGCCGGGCGAGGTCGCCAGCGTCAACTACGAGCATCGCCACTTCTCGCGGTTCGACGACGCGCCCTACCAGTTCCACGAACTGCTCGGATGCGTCTGGCGCGAGAGCGTCGCCTCGATGGTCGGCGACGACGAGCGCCCGCTGACGCTCGCGGCGCTCGTCCACGAGGACTACGACGGCACGCCGTTGGTCTCGAAACTGGTCGAACGCTCGGGGATGGAGCTAGAGGAGTGGCTGGACGAACTCCTCGGGACCCTGCTGGACCCCCTGCTTCACTACCTCTACAAGTACGGCACGGTGTTCATGCCCCACGGGACGAACGTCGTGGTGATTCTCGACGGGGGCGTGCCGACCCGCGTCGCGGTCAAGGACTTCGTGGACGAGGTGGCTATCACCGACCGCGAGTTGCCGGAACTGGACGCCGCGCTCGCCGACGACCTGCGCGACGACGAGCGATACGACCACCACATTCTCCACCAGTTGCCGCCGGAACCGCTCTGCCAGCACGTCTTCGGCACGCTGTTCGTCGGCGTCTTCCGGTACGTCGCCGACCTGCTGGTCCGCCACCACGGCTACCCCGAGGAGGCCTTCTGGCGGCGGGTCCGGGCCGCCGTCGAGGCGTACCAGTCGCGGTTCCCGGAGTTCGGCGACCGCTTCGAGACGTTCGACCTGTTCGCTCCTCGGTTCACGAAGCACTGTCTCAATCGCAACCGCATCGTGGACTACGGCTACGAGGACTTCAGCACGCGGCCGAAGGTCCGCGGGCACGGCACGGTGGCCAACCCGCTGTACGAGGTGGCCAGCGACCGGTAG
- a CDS encoding ABC transporter substrate-binding protein, whose translation MLDGSSNDATRRRFLKGSTAVGVTALAGCTGGESGDATTTEETTTEETTTEATETTTTEATETTEETTTQSSYSVTIEPVGEVTFDAVPRAWVAENPSWADMGVALGLEPPLAVVLTSEYRTHHYDDVPGLSVDTDEMTSLWQDGISKELFYSLDADVHFIDPNYMTNLIPNWKQKDVDEIVSNVGPFCGNTSFSTYPWHEEYQYYDLYEAFEKVAQVFQRTDRYEAFSSLHDEFVGNVTDRLPDERPAIALLSPASTEPEKFYPYRLGDRTAYKHWHDLGVNDALDGSDISTFTSDRGTIDYEPLLEIDPEVMLFYTDQHRPPEEFRSTYLDFLKNHETASTLTAVQNGDVYPAGSMYQGPIMNLSKTERAAKQLFPDEFDRDEKLYDRQRVADIRNGSV comes from the coding sequence ATGCTCGACGGCTCCAGTAACGACGCGACGCGGCGGCGATTCCTGAAAGGCAGTACTGCGGTCGGCGTGACTGCGTTGGCGGGGTGTACCGGCGGCGAGTCCGGCGACGCCACGACGACCGAGGAGACGACGACCGAGGAGACCACCACGGAAGCGACGGAGACGACCACGACCGAAGCGACCGAGACCACCGAGGAGACGACCACCCAGTCGTCGTACTCGGTGACCATCGAACCGGTCGGCGAGGTCACCTTCGACGCGGTTCCCCGAGCGTGGGTCGCGGAGAACCCGAGTTGGGCCGACATGGGCGTCGCGCTCGGCTTGGAACCGCCGCTGGCGGTCGTCCTCACCAGCGAGTACCGCACCCACCACTACGACGACGTTCCGGGCCTGTCGGTCGATACCGACGAGATGACCTCGCTCTGGCAGGACGGCATCTCGAAGGAGTTGTTCTACAGCCTCGACGCCGACGTTCACTTCATCGACCCCAACTACATGACGAACCTCATCCCCAACTGGAAACAGAAGGACGTGGACGAGATCGTCTCGAACGTCGGGCCGTTCTGCGGCAACACCAGTTTCTCGACGTACCCGTGGCACGAGGAGTACCAGTACTACGACCTCTACGAGGCCTTCGAGAAGGTCGCGCAGGTGTTCCAGCGCACCGACCGCTACGAGGCGTTCTCGTCGCTCCACGACGAGTTCGTCGGCAACGTCACCGACCGACTGCCCGACGAGCGTCCGGCCATCGCGCTCCTCTCGCCCGCCTCGACCGAGCCGGAGAAGTTCTATCCGTACCGACTCGGCGACCGGACGGCGTACAAACACTGGCACGACCTCGGCGTGAACGACGCGCTCGACGGGTCGGACATCTCGACGTTCACCTCCGACCGCGGGACCATCGACTACGAACCGCTACTGGAGATAGACCCCGAGGTCATGCTGTTTTACACCGACCAGCACCGACCGCCCGAGGAGTTCCGCTCGACGTACCTCGACTTCCTGAAGAACCACGAGACCGCGAGTACGCTGACCGCGGTCCAGAACGGGGACGTGTACCCCGCGGGGAGCATGTATCAGGGTCCCATCATGAACCTCTCGAAGACCGAGCGCGCGGCCAAACAGCTGTTCCCCGACGAGTTCGACCGCGACGAGAAGCTCTACGACCGCCAACGCGTCGCCGACATCCGGAACGGGAGTGTCTGA
- a CDS encoding aldo/keto reductase translates to MEYTTLGDTGLSVSRICLGCLGFGNGKEWMLDADESREIIDRAIELGINFFDTANVYSDGGSEEILGDALADYDRDRFVVGTKVFGDMDESNPNARGLSRKAIEQELDNSLDRLGMDTIDLYQIHRWDDEAPIEETLRTLDDAVRRGDVRYVGASTTLAYQLAEARLLSESRGLQPFVSMQNHYNLLYREEEREMLPYCRENGVGVLPWSPLAKGYLARPHAELDATARGRTNDYTDLYPYLDGGGPEINERVEELAAEKGVTMAQIALAWVLDKDVVDAPVLGTTSIDHLEQAVEALEIDLSDSDVEYLEEPYEAVRHTL, encoded by the coding sequence ATGGAGTACACGACGCTGGGCGACACCGGACTCTCGGTCAGCCGCATCTGTCTGGGCTGTCTCGGATTCGGGAACGGCAAGGAGTGGATGCTCGACGCCGACGAGAGCCGCGAGATAATCGACCGCGCCATCGAGTTGGGCATCAACTTCTTCGACACCGCGAACGTCTACTCCGACGGCGGGAGCGAGGAGATACTCGGCGACGCCCTCGCCGACTACGACCGCGACCGGTTCGTCGTCGGGACGAAGGTGTTCGGCGACATGGACGAGTCGAACCCGAACGCCCGCGGACTCTCGCGAAAGGCCATCGAGCAGGAACTCGACAACTCGCTGGACCGCCTCGGGATGGACACCATCGACCTCTACCAGATTCACCGTTGGGACGACGAGGCTCCCATCGAGGAGACCCTTCGGACCCTCGACGACGCGGTGCGCCGGGGCGACGTTCGGTACGTCGGCGCGAGTACGACGCTGGCCTACCAACTCGCGGAGGCCCGACTCCTGAGCGAGTCGCGGGGCCTCCAGCCGTTCGTCTCGATGCAGAACCACTACAACCTCCTCTACCGCGAGGAGGAACGCGAGATGCTCCCCTACTGCCGGGAGAACGGCGTCGGCGTCCTGCCGTGGAGTCCGCTGGCGAAGGGGTACCTCGCGCGCCCCCACGCAGAACTCGACGCCACCGCGCGCGGCCGGACCAACGACTACACCGACCTCTACCCCTACCTCGACGGCGGCGGCCCCGAGATAAACGAGCGCGTCGAGGAACTCGCCGCAGAGAAGGGCGTCACGATGGCTCAGATAGCGTTAGCGTGGGTTCTCGACAAGGACGTGGTGGACGCGCCGGTCCTCGGGACGACCAGCATCGACCACCTCGAACAAGCCGTCGAAGCCCTCGAAATCGACCTGTCGGACTCCGACGTGGAGTACCTCGAAGAGCCGTACGAAGCGGTCAGACACACGCTCTGA
- a CDS encoding ABC transporter substrate-binding protein translates to MSRETDGEHVSTRRRYLTYGAIVGSGMLAGCSGAMDSDGESTTTEETETTAATTEAEARTTDEKTTTAESGYTVSMEPMGSVTFESVPETWVPYGGDYADMGVALGQADGMTGIGQSGEYYTDVYDELPGVSVDKERVAANDLVEADMSKELFYEMDCDVHVIDTGMLRNWFDWSESDIEEIRENVAPFLGNMIFRRSDGWHDYRFYTLYQAFEKMAALFGERERYEAFERLHDEFVGKIQSEMPPADERPSVFLTYEGTDEPETFSPYRLTDKGTSKKQWRDLGVADALSGTGIENLSTQNRSELDYENLLEIDPDVLLIRGHEEKSAAEFRDTVLGYMKDHPVASELTAVRNGRVYRGGYLRQGPIHNLFLTERAAKQLYPDEFGEVTSDARLFDRQRVADIVNGDF, encoded by the coding sequence ATGTCCCGAGAGACGGACGGCGAACACGTATCGACGCGGAGACGGTACCTGACGTACGGTGCTATCGTCGGGAGCGGGATGCTCGCTGGCTGTAGCGGCGCGATGGATTCGGACGGCGAGTCCACGACGACCGAGGAGACCGAGACGACCGCGGCGACGACCGAAGCGGAGGCGCGGACGACCGACGAGAAGACGACGACCGCAGAGTCCGGTTACACCGTGTCGATGGAGCCGATGGGGTCGGTGACGTTCGAGTCGGTTCCCGAGACGTGGGTTCCCTACGGCGGTGACTACGCCGACATGGGCGTTGCACTAGGGCAGGCAGACGGAATGACCGGCATCGGACAGTCCGGCGAGTATTACACCGACGTGTACGACGAGCTACCCGGTGTGAGCGTCGATAAAGAGCGGGTCGCGGCCAACGATTTGGTCGAGGCCGACATGTCCAAGGAACTGTTCTACGAGATGGACTGTGACGTTCACGTCATCGACACCGGGATGCTGAGAAACTGGTTCGACTGGAGCGAGTCGGACATCGAAGAAATCCGCGAGAACGTCGCGCCGTTCCTCGGGAACATGATATTCCGGCGGTCCGACGGCTGGCACGACTACCGGTTCTACACGCTCTATCAGGCGTTCGAGAAGATGGCGGCGCTGTTCGGCGAGCGGGAACGCTACGAGGCGTTCGAGCGACTCCACGACGAGTTCGTCGGGAAGATTCAGTCGGAGATGCCCCCGGCCGACGAGCGCCCGAGCGTCTTTCTCACCTACGAGGGAACCGACGAACCCGAGACGTTCTCGCCCTACCGACTCACCGACAAGGGGACGAGCAAGAAGCAGTGGCGCGACCTCGGCGTCGCCGACGCGCTCTCGGGCACCGGAATCGAGAATCTCAGCACGCAGAACCGGAGCGAACTCGACTACGAGAACTTGCTGGAAATCGACCCGGACGTGCTGTTGATTCGCGGGCACGAGGAGAAGTCCGCGGCGGAGTTCCGCGACACCGTCCTCGGGTACATGAAGGACCACCCCGTCGCCAGCGAGTTGACCGCGGTCCGGAACGGTCGGGTCTACCGCGGCGGATACCTCCGTCAGGGACCGATTCACAACCTCTTCCTGACCGAGCGCGCGGCCAAGCAACTGTACCCGGACGAGTTCGGCGAGGTGACGAGCGACGCCCGACTGTTCGACCGCCAGCGCGTCGCCGACATCGTCAACGGCGACTTTTGA
- a CDS encoding ABC transporter substrate-binding protein → MREKFDDEKTRRRFLKGGTAVGATLLAGCTGGESGDATTTASGTTTTEATETTTTDETETTEETDETTTPSSYSMTMAPVGEVTFERTPETFVTYEPGYADMGVALGRADGLAAVGFKSRYHTRYYGELDGVSVSKEDLTQLYQSGVDEELFYSLDADVHLIDPNWLTQNSAFGLDQSDVERVSENVAPFVGNTVFRRTDGWHDYRYYSMYEAFEKVAEVFRETERYEAFEQFHDSVIADVQSKLPASKERPSAALVWAGKNEPEEFTPYYLSGKGTNKKQFRDLGVHDTLANTDIAAHSSSDTGKIDYESLLEIDPEVLLIRGHESQSAEEFRNTVVQYMKDHEVASELAAVKNDEVFRGGPIYEGPIQNLFLTERFAHDLYPDIYSGELFDRRELAAIVTGDY, encoded by the coding sequence GTGCGAGAGAAATTCGACGACGAGAAGACGCGACGACGATTCCTCAAGGGCGGTACCGCGGTGGGTGCGACCCTCCTCGCGGGGTGTACCGGCGGCGAGTCGGGAGACGCGACCACCACGGCATCCGGGACGACGACCACGGAAGCGACGGAGACGACCACGACCGACGAGACCGAGACCACCGAGGAGACCGACGAGACGACGACCCCATCCTCGTACTCGATGACTATGGCCCCCGTCGGCGAGGTCACGTTCGAGCGGACGCCCGAGACGTTCGTCACCTACGAACCCGGTTACGCCGACATGGGCGTCGCCTTGGGGCGGGCCGACGGACTCGCGGCGGTCGGTTTCAAATCACGCTACCATACCCGGTACTACGGCGAACTCGACGGCGTCTCCGTGAGCAAGGAGGACCTGACACAGCTCTACCAGAGCGGCGTCGACGAGGAGCTGTTCTACAGCCTCGACGCCGACGTTCACCTCATCGACCCCAACTGGCTGACCCAGAACAGCGCGTTCGGACTGGACCAGAGCGACGTGGAGCGGGTGTCGGAGAACGTCGCGCCGTTCGTCGGCAACACCGTCTTCCGGCGGACCGACGGCTGGCACGACTACCGCTACTACTCGATGTACGAGGCCTTCGAGAAGGTCGCGGAGGTGTTCCGAGAGACCGAACGCTACGAGGCGTTCGAGCAGTTCCACGACTCCGTCATCGCGGACGTGCAGTCGAAGCTCCCGGCCTCGAAGGAGCGGCCCAGCGCGGCGCTGGTCTGGGCGGGCAAGAACGAACCCGAGGAGTTCACCCCCTACTACCTCAGCGGCAAGGGCACCAACAAGAAGCAGTTCCGCGACCTCGGCGTCCACGACACGCTGGCCAACACCGACATCGCGGCGCACTCCTCGTCGGACACGGGCAAGATCGACTACGAGTCCCTGCTCGAAATCGACCCCGAAGTCCTCCTGATTCGCGGCCACGAGAGCCAGTCGGCCGAGGAGTTCCGGAACACGGTCGTCCAGTACATGAAAGACCACGAAGTCGCGAGCGAACTCGCCGCGGTGAAAAACGACGAGGTGTTCCGCGGCGGTCCCATCTACGAGGGACCCATCCAGAACCTGTTCCTGACCGAGCGGTTCGCCCACGACCTCTACCCCGACATCTACTCGGGCGAACTGTTCGACCGCCGGGAGTTGGCGGCCATCGTCACCGGCGACTACTAG
- a CDS encoding ABC transporter substrate-binding protein has protein sequence MSEKFGDDETRRRFLKGGTAVGATLLAGCTGGESGDATTTTTETTTTEATETTATETETTTEETDETTAQSSYSVSIEPVGEVTFDGVPETWVANNGSWADMGIALGLDAPEGVWLPSRYHTQYYDEIPGVSVDGSSVRKLWGDSGVGKEQFYELDADVHVADPNFLMNRGKWEESDVEEISTQVAPFFGNSIFSRGYPWHEDYRYYSLYEGFEKLSKVFQREARFEEFSSLHDEFQSKLSSVVPAEGERPAAATVWASGDEPEKFYPYIVGEGTSFKHLRDLKVTDALANTDVKNFYESRGAIDFETLLEVDPETLMIRGQEGKSAEEFRNTVVQYMEDHTVASELTAVKNGDVYRAGPLYQGPITNLVVTDRLARTLYDADERLFDPQRVADIVNGDF, from the coding sequence ATGAGCGAGAAATTCGGCGACGACGAGACGCGACGACGATTCCTCAAGGGCGGTACCGCGGTGGGTGCGACCCTCCTCGCGGGGTGTACCGGCGGCGAGTCGGGAGACGCGACCACCACCACGACCGAGACGACGACCACGGAAGCGACCGAGACGACCGCGACGGAGACGGAGACGACGACCGAGGAGACCGACGAGACGACCGCCCAGTCGTCGTACTCGGTGTCCATCGAACCGGTCGGCGAGGTCACGTTCGACGGCGTGCCCGAGACGTGGGTCGCCAACAACGGCAGTTGGGCCGACATGGGCATCGCGCTCGGTCTCGACGCGCCGGAGGGCGTCTGGCTCCCGAGTCGCTACCACACGCAGTACTACGACGAGATTCCCGGCGTGAGCGTGGACGGCAGTTCCGTCCGGAAGCTGTGGGGCGACAGCGGCGTCGGCAAAGAGCAGTTCTACGAACTCGACGCGGACGTTCACGTCGCGGACCCCAACTTCCTGATGAACCGCGGCAAGTGGGAGGAGTCCGACGTAGAGGAAATTAGCACGCAGGTCGCGCCGTTCTTCGGCAACAGCATCTTCTCGCGGGGCTACCCGTGGCACGAGGACTACCGGTACTACAGCCTCTACGAGGGCTTCGAGAAGCTCTCGAAGGTGTTCCAGCGCGAGGCGCGCTTCGAGGAGTTCTCGTCGCTCCACGACGAGTTCCAGTCGAAGCTCTCGTCGGTCGTCCCCGCCGAGGGCGAGCGCCCCGCGGCCGCGACCGTCTGGGCCAGCGGCGACGAACCCGAGAAGTTCTATCCCTACATCGTCGGCGAGGGGACGAGTTTCAAGCACCTCCGGGACCTGAAGGTGACGGACGCGCTCGCGAACACCGACGTGAAGAACTTCTACGAGAGTCGGGGAGCTATCGACTTCGAGACCCTGCTGGAAGTGGACCCCGAGACGCTGATGATTCGCGGACAGGAGGGCAAGTCCGCCGAGGAGTTCCGGAACACGGTCGTCCAGTACATGGAAGACCACACCGTCGCCAGCGAACTGACCGCCGTGAAGAACGGCGACGTGTATCGCGCTGGCCCGCTGTATCAGGGTCCCATCACGAACCTCGTCGTCACCGACCGCCTCGCGCGGACGCTCTACGACGCCGACGAGCGCCTGTTCGACCCCCAGCGCGTCGCCGACATCGTGAACGGTGACTTCTGA
- a CDS encoding FecCD family ABC transporter permease, with the protein MAGRATNESSAGSQRERLTGWVDSSLVVLCVASVAVTVLAGLVQVSFGAFSMSLVEAWQAVFNPQVVLNPQTWEAFLLGGEVPEMNKRSLIVWNIRMPRVFVAVAAGMCLAVSGAIFQAVTRNELASPFVLGVSSGAGFTVLLTLVVFSSLTPFLPLLAALGGTFAFLLVYFIAWKDGTSPVRLVLAGVIVNMVFSSLQRALFFFADDLGTVQSAMAWITGSLTGVGWEQFRIAALPTLFAVLFALAGARQLNLLLLGEQTASALGMRVERVRFLLSGVAILAASAAISVAGIIGFFGLVVPHIVRLTVGSDYRRLLVGCVFLGPALMVLADVGARLALNPVQIPVGVVTGVIGGPYFLYLMRRQEQMGEI; encoded by the coding sequence ATGGCGGGCCGAGCAACGAACGAGTCGTCCGCGGGGTCCCAGCGCGAGCGACTGACCGGCTGGGTGGACTCGTCGCTGGTCGTGCTGTGCGTCGCGAGCGTCGCGGTGACGGTCCTCGCCGGTCTCGTACAGGTAAGCTTCGGCGCGTTCTCGATGAGTCTCGTCGAGGCGTGGCAGGCCGTGTTCAATCCGCAGGTCGTCCTGAACCCCCAGACGTGGGAGGCGTTCCTGCTGGGCGGCGAGGTGCCCGAGATGAACAAGCGGAGCCTCATCGTCTGGAACATCCGGATGCCGCGGGTGTTCGTCGCCGTCGCGGCGGGGATGTGTCTCGCGGTGTCGGGTGCCATCTTCCAAGCGGTGACGCGCAACGAACTCGCCAGCCCGTTCGTCCTCGGCGTGAGTTCGGGTGCCGGGTTCACCGTCCTGCTGACGCTGGTCGTGTTCAGCAGTCTCACACCGTTCCTCCCGCTACTGGCGGCGCTCGGCGGCACCTTCGCGTTCCTGTTGGTGTACTTCATCGCGTGGAAGGACGGGACGAGTCCGGTCCGGCTGGTGCTGGCTGGCGTCATCGTCAACATGGTGTTCAGCTCGCTCCAGCGCGCGCTGTTCTTCTTCGCCGACGACTTGGGCACCGTCCAGTCGGCGATGGCGTGGATTACCGGCTCGCTGACGGGCGTCGGCTGGGAGCAGTTCCGCATCGCGGCGCTCCCGACGCTGTTCGCCGTCCTCTTCGCGCTGGCCGGGGCGCGACAGCTGAACCTCCTGTTGCTCGGCGAGCAGACCGCGAGCGCGCTCGGGATGCGCGTCGAGCGCGTCCGATTCCTGCTCTCGGGCGTCGCCATCTTGGCGGCCAGCGCCGCCATCTCGGTCGCGGGCATCATCGGGTTCTTCGGGCTCGTCGTCCCGCACATCGTCCGGCTGACGGTCGGGAGCGACTACCGGCGGTTGCTCGTCGGCTGTGTGTTCCTCGGTCCGGCGCTGATGGTCCTCGCGGATGTCGGCGCGCGCCTCGCGCTGAACCCCGTCCAGATACCCGTCGGCGTCGTCACCGGCGTCATCGGCGGGCCGTACTTCCTCTACCTGATGCGCAGGCAGGAACAGATGGGTGAGATATAA
- a CDS encoding ABC transporter ATP-binding protein, which translates to MSEQRHRGDDAATADSSASELVGEELAIGYPTTEEPVVECQNVVVPAGEVTALVGPNGSGKSTLLKSMADQLAPERGQVLLDGEEVQSFDAKELATRLGLLSQENESPGSITVEDLVYHGRYPHRGFFDSVTDEDRAAVERAIELAGVEHLRDDEVGNLSGGQKQLAWIAMVLAQDTDVLLLDEPTTYLDLHHQLRVMEVVQTLNREENVTVGVVLHDIGQAARFADNLIAMKDGEPYDWGPPKEVVTEELLADVFRVDADVDGESDTGPHISPHRALDE; encoded by the coding sequence ATGAGCGAACAACGCCACCGAGGAGACGACGCGGCGACCGCCGATTCGAGCGCGAGCGAACTCGTCGGCGAGGAGCTAGCCATCGGCTACCCGACCACCGAGGAACCGGTCGTGGAGTGTCAGAACGTCGTCGTCCCGGCCGGAGAGGTGACGGCGCTCGTCGGCCCGAACGGGAGCGGCAAGAGTACGCTCCTGAAGTCGATGGCCGACCAACTCGCGCCCGAGCGGGGGCAGGTCCTACTGGACGGCGAGGAGGTCCAGTCGTTCGACGCGAAGGAACTCGCCACCCGGTTGGGCCTGCTCTCCCAAGAGAACGAGTCGCCGGGGTCGATTACGGTCGAGGACTTGGTGTACCACGGCCGGTACCCCCATCGAGGGTTCTTCGATTCGGTCACCGACGAGGACCGCGCCGCGGTCGAGCGAGCCATCGAGTTGGCTGGCGTCGAACACCTCCGGGACGACGAGGTGGGCAACCTCAGCGGCGGCCAGAAGCAACTGGCGTGGATAGCGATGGTCCTCGCGCAGGACACCGACGTACTCCTGCTGGACGAACCGACGACGTACCTCGACCTGCACCACCAACTCCGGGTCATGGAGGTCGTCCAGACGCTCAACCGCGAGGAGAACGTCACCGTCGGCGTCGTCCTGCACGACATCGGGCAGGCCGCGCGCTTCGCGGACAACCTCATCGCGATGAAGGACGGCGAACCGTACGACTGGGGGCCGCCCAAGGAGGTCGTGACCGAGGAACTCCTCGCGGACGTGTTCCGCGTCGATGCCGACGTGGACGGCGAGAGCGACACCGGCCCGCACATCTCGCCCCACCGCGCGCTCGACGAGTGA
- a CDS encoding ABC transporter substrate-binding protein, translated as MSEDTDDGTGPTRRNYLRSGSAALVGGLLAGCTGRSGPEATTGTETEAATQTETATETEAATETATATDAAREACLFPVGCREFETAPESVTTYNMGWADMVVALGQAEKLQTNRYSAPSLFYDRFDIEYDADRPPLWQDGGWSKEVMYELDPDLFLIDPNLLGAWDSNWSDEDTREVTENVAPFFGCYNRRIRGEWQQKLDYPNEAPSMLEAFDAVATALGERERADAWLELHDEMQSELRSRTPSADPPSIALINGGSAPGKGEFYVLYLEDDGYEMKPYRDLNLVEADAFAGVETGQYGLTDYETLLEVDPDVILVHWGITTGSVTFGGDGAFDAEQFRADFVEPMENHDVGSKLAAVREGRVYPGPTAEQGPLVNLFQTELTARLFYPDEFGAFDPAAPFEVSEAKQLFDRQRVRDILAGNL; from the coding sequence ATGTCGGAAGACACTGACGACGGTACCGGACCGACGAGACGGAACTACCTGCGGTCCGGGAGCGCCGCCCTCGTCGGCGGACTCCTCGCGGGCTGTACCGGTCGGAGCGGACCCGAAGCGACGACGGGGACCGAGACTGAAGCGGCAACCCAGACGGAAACGGCAACCGAGACGGAAGCGGCAACCGAAACCGCGACGGCGACCGACGCCGCGCGCGAGGCGTGTCTGTTCCCGGTCGGCTGTCGGGAGTTCGAGACCGCCCCCGAGTCGGTCACGACGTACAACATGGGTTGGGCCGACATGGTCGTCGCCCTCGGGCAGGCCGAGAAGCTTCAGACGAACCGCTACAGCGCACCGTCGCTGTTCTACGACCGCTTCGACATCGAATACGACGCCGACCGGCCGCCGCTGTGGCAGGACGGCGGGTGGTCGAAAGAGGTGATGTACGAACTCGACCCGGACCTGTTCCTCATCGACCCGAACCTGCTGGGCGCGTGGGACAGCAACTGGTCCGACGAGGACACCCGAGAGGTAACCGAGAACGTCGCGCCCTTTTTCGGCTGTTACAACCGCCGAATCCGAGGAGAGTGGCAACAGAAACTCGACTACCCGAACGAAGCGCCCTCGATGCTGGAGGCGTTCGACGCGGTGGCAACTGCCCTCGGCGAACGCGAGCGGGCCGACGCGTGGCTCGAACTCCACGACGAGATGCAGTCGGAACTCCGGTCGCGGACCCCGTCCGCCGACCCGCCCTCCATCGCGCTCATCAACGGCGGCTCGGCCCCCGGAAAAGGGGAGTTCTACGTCCTGTACTTGGAGGACGACGGCTACGAGATGAAGCCCTACCGGGACCTGAATCTGGTCGAGGCCGACGCCTTCGCTGGCGTCGAGACCGGCCAGTACGGACTGACCGACTACGAGACGCTACTGGAGGTGGACCCCGATGTCATCCTCGTCCACTGGGGAATTACGACCGGGTCGGTGACGTTCGGCGGCGACGGCGCGTTCGACGCCGAGCAGTTCCGCGCGGACTTCGTCGAACCGATGGAGAACCACGATGTCGGGAGCAAACTCGCGGCCGTCCGCGAGGGGCGCGTCTACCCCGGACCCACGGCCGAGCAGGGACCGCTCGTCAACTTGTTCCAGACGGAGTTGACCGCGCGTCTGTTCTACCCTGACGAGTTCGGCGCGTTCGACCCGGCCGCGCCCTTCGAGGTGTCCGAAGCGAAACAGCTGTTCGACCGCCAGCGAGTTCGGGACATTCTCGCCGGAAACCTGTAG